A single region of the Tachyglossus aculeatus isolate mTacAcu1 chromosome X1, mTacAcu1.pri, whole genome shotgun sequence genome encodes:
- the HYAL1 gene encoding hyaluronidase-1 isoform X2, protein MALTTFLAGLLLLLLLPPPPLLPPLPPSYALLLNLPSLGHALGGPVVSNHPFTTIWNADTHTCLEKFHVDVDLDVFDVVANPGEEFMGQEMTIFYSNKLGLYPSYTAGGQPLHGGLPQNASLASHLAQAQLDIQAAIPKPNYRGLAVIDWESWRPLWALNWDSKEVYRERSRALVKEAHPDWSSWQVEEEAAIQFQTAARAWMSQTLQLGQSLRPRGLWGFYGFPACYNYDFKNPNYTGACPAIIRPLNQELQWLWNRSRALYPSIYLPSELEGTEYTWPFVRERVREAFRMAMGTGDASLPVLPYAQIYYDKTNHFLPLEELENSIGESVAQGVAGVVLWVSWEDTHTKESCENIKDYVDGTLGPFILNLTSSTQLCSQALCSGHGRCARRRDHPRAFLYLNSSSFSIHRPRGSRHLVLTGKLPKEDQARMMIEFECHCYKGWRGEQCERKE, encoded by the exons ATGGCCCTGACCACCTTCCTGGctggactgctgctgctgctgctgctgccaccgccTCCACTACTGCCACCGCTGCCGCCCAGCTATGCTCTCCTGCTGAACCTGCCCAGCCTAGGCCACGCACTCGGGGGCCCAGTGGTCTCCAACCATCCCTTTACCACCATCTGGAATGCCGACACCCACACCTGCCTGGAGAAGTTTCACGTGGACGTGGACCTGGATGTCTTTGACGTGGTCGCCAACCCTGGGGAGGAGTTCATGGGCCAGGAAATGACGATCTTCTACAGCAACAAGCTGGGCCTCTATCCCTCCTACACCGCCGGCGGACAGCCTCTCCATGGGGGACTGCCCCAGAATGCCAGCCTGGCAAGCCACCTGGCCCAGGCCCAGCTGGACATCCAAGCAGCCATTCCCAAGCCGAACTACCGGGGCCTGGCGGTCATCGACTGGGAGTCCTGGCGCCCACTCTGGGCGCTCAACTGGGACTCCAAGGAGGTGTACCGGGAGCGCTCGCGGGCCTTGGTCAAGGAGGCGCACCCTGACTGGTCCTcctggcaggtggaggaggaggcggcgatcCAGTTCCAGACGGCGGCCCGGGCCTGGATGAGCCAGACCCTGCAGCTGGGGCAGAGTCTGCGCCCAAGAGGCCTGTGGGGCTTCTATGGCTTCCCCGCCTGCTACAACTATGACTTCAAGAACCCCAACTACACGGGGGCCTGCCCTGCCATTATTCGGCCCCTCAACCAGGAGCTGCAGTGGCTGTGGAACCGGAGCCGGgctctctaccccagcatctatCTACCTTCGGAGCTGGAAGGCACGGAGTACACCTGGCCCTTCGTCAGGGAACGTGTGCGGGAGGCATTCCGCATGGCCATGGGCACCGGGGATGCCAGCCTGCCTGTGCTGCCCTATGCCCAGATCTACTATGATAAGACCAACCACTTTCTACCCTTG GAGGAGTTAGAGAACAGCATCGGGGAAAGCGTGGCTCAGGGAGTGGCCGGGGTCGTGCTGTGGGTCAGCTGGGAGGACACCCACACCAAG GAGTCATGCGAGAACATCAAGGACTACGTGGACGGCACCCTGGGGCCTTTCATCTTGAACCTGACCAGCAGCACCCAGCTCTGCAGCCAGGCACTTTGCTCAGGGCACGGGCGCTGTGCCCGACGGCGGGACCACCCCCGGGCCTTTCTGTACCTCAACTCCTCCAGCTTCTCCATCCACCGCCCCCGGGGCAGCCGGCACTTGGTGCTGACGGGCAAGCTTCCCAAAGAGGACCAGGCCAGGATGATGATAGAATTTGAGTGTCACTGCtacaagggatggagaggggagcagtGTGAAAGGAAGGAGTGA
- the NAA80 gene encoding N-alpha-acetyltransferase 80, which produces MGSAPEGLTLEPLHRHPDLLDACVDLINEEWPRSRASRQHTLRQSSDTFPLSLGLLQAPLAPGAPVRLLGHARLSRVTGQPHSLFLETVVVSRAWRGQGYGRRLLEATEGYARARGFRQLHLITRNKQHFYAHLGYVLSEPVRSVAFCSTALPAAFLQATSGPTSLPRDPPQGPSGLRPGPPSLPSAKEGLGLTPTSLPAAPPPPPPPPPPALPRSSTPSYAIQVPPIPPPLPPDLPTDCFRPSVLSHHGPVSCMGQTLWKTPYRDLRGRPIFWMKKDI; this is translated from the coding sequence ATGGGCTCGGCCCCCGAGGGGCTGACCCTGGAGCCGCTCCACAGGCACCCGGACCTGCTGGACGCCTGCGTAGACCTCATCAATGAGGAGTGGCCGCGCAGCCGGGCCTCCCGCCAGCACACCCTGCGCCAGTCTTCGGACACCTTCCCCCTGTCCCTGGGGCTGCTGCAGGCTCCCTTGGCCCCCGGAGCCCCCGTTCGCCTCCTGGGTCACGCCCGCCTCTCCCGGGTCACGGGCCAGCCCCACAGCCTCTTTCTGGAGACGGTGGTTGTGTCCCGGGCCTGGCGGGGCCAGGGTTATGGCCGCCGGCTCCTGGAGGCCACAGAGGGTTATGCCCGGGCCCGTGGCTTCCGCCAGCTGCACCTCATTACCCGCAACAAGCAGCACTTCTATGCTCACCTGGGTTACGTCCTGAGCGAGCCAGTGCGAAGTGTGGCTTTCTGCAGCACTGCCCTACCCGCTGCCTTCCTCCAGGCCACCTCCGGCCCAACCTCCCTCCCCAGAGATCCTCCTCAGGGGCCTAGTGGTCTGAGGCCTGGCCCCCCAAGCCTTCCCAGTGCGAAGGAGGGGCTCGGTCTCACCCCCACATCACTTCCCGcagcccctcctccgcctcctccccctcctcctcctgccctcccccgatCTTCTACTCCTTCCTACGCCATACAGGTTCCTCCTATACCCCCACCATTGCCCCCAGATCTCCCTACTGATTGCTTCCGACCTTCAGTTCTCTCCCATCATGGGCCCGTGTCCTGTATGGGACAGACCCTCTGGAAGACCCCATACCGGGACCTGCGGGGCCGCCCCATCTTCTGGATGAAGAAGGATATCTGA
- the HYAL1 gene encoding hyaluronidase-1 isoform X1: protein MADERKPGEEGAGSSGSGKKQVYAADWADSGVPQIPPPRLVTPRTCDFPRIRTQRPPRCSSFLHAMALTTFLAGLLLLLLLPPPPLLPPLPPSYALLLNLPSLGHALGGPVVSNHPFTTIWNADTHTCLEKFHVDVDLDVFDVVANPGEEFMGQEMTIFYSNKLGLYPSYTAGGQPLHGGLPQNASLASHLAQAQLDIQAAIPKPNYRGLAVIDWESWRPLWALNWDSKEVYRERSRALVKEAHPDWSSWQVEEEAAIQFQTAARAWMSQTLQLGQSLRPRGLWGFYGFPACYNYDFKNPNYTGACPAIIRPLNQELQWLWNRSRALYPSIYLPSELEGTEYTWPFVRERVREAFRMAMGTGDASLPVLPYAQIYYDKTNHFLPLEELENSIGESVAQGVAGVVLWVSWEDTHTKESCENIKDYVDGTLGPFILNLTSSTQLCSQALCSGHGRCARRRDHPRAFLYLNSSSFSIHRPRGSRHLVLTGKLPKEDQARMMIEFECHCYKGWRGEQCERKE from the exons ATGGCGGATGAGAGAAAgccaggagaggaaggggcgggatCCTCGGGCTCAGGAAAAAAACAGGTGTATGCTGCGGATTGGGCAGATTCTGGAGTGCCCCAAATCCCACCGCCCCGTCTCGTCACGCCTCGAACTTGTGATTTCCCCCGCATCAGGACTCAGAGGCCTCCGCGCTGCTCTTCCTTCTTGCACGCTATGGCCCTGACCACCTTCCTGGctggactgctgctgctgctgctgctgccaccgccTCCACTACTGCCACCGCTGCCGCCCAGCTATGCTCTCCTGCTGAACCTGCCCAGCCTAGGCCACGCACTCGGGGGCCCAGTGGTCTCCAACCATCCCTTTACCACCATCTGGAATGCCGACACCCACACCTGCCTGGAGAAGTTTCACGTGGACGTGGACCTGGATGTCTTTGACGTGGTCGCCAACCCTGGGGAGGAGTTCATGGGCCAGGAAATGACGATCTTCTACAGCAACAAGCTGGGCCTCTATCCCTCCTACACCGCCGGCGGACAGCCTCTCCATGGGGGACTGCCCCAGAATGCCAGCCTGGCAAGCCACCTGGCCCAGGCCCAGCTGGACATCCAAGCAGCCATTCCCAAGCCGAACTACCGGGGCCTGGCGGTCATCGACTGGGAGTCCTGGCGCCCACTCTGGGCGCTCAACTGGGACTCCAAGGAGGTGTACCGGGAGCGCTCGCGGGCCTTGGTCAAGGAGGCGCACCCTGACTGGTCCTcctggcaggtggaggaggaggcggcgatcCAGTTCCAGACGGCGGCCCGGGCCTGGATGAGCCAGACCCTGCAGCTGGGGCAGAGTCTGCGCCCAAGAGGCCTGTGGGGCTTCTATGGCTTCCCCGCCTGCTACAACTATGACTTCAAGAACCCCAACTACACGGGGGCCTGCCCTGCCATTATTCGGCCCCTCAACCAGGAGCTGCAGTGGCTGTGGAACCGGAGCCGGgctctctaccccagcatctatCTACCTTCGGAGCTGGAAGGCACGGAGTACACCTGGCCCTTCGTCAGGGAACGTGTGCGGGAGGCATTCCGCATGGCCATGGGCACCGGGGATGCCAGCCTGCCTGTGCTGCCCTATGCCCAGATCTACTATGATAAGACCAACCACTTTCTACCCTTG GAGGAGTTAGAGAACAGCATCGGGGAAAGCGTGGCTCAGGGAGTGGCCGGGGTCGTGCTGTGGGTCAGCTGGGAGGACACCCACACCAAG GAGTCATGCGAGAACATCAAGGACTACGTGGACGGCACCCTGGGGCCTTTCATCTTGAACCTGACCAGCAGCACCCAGCTCTGCAGCCAGGCACTTTGCTCAGGGCACGGGCGCTGTGCCCGACGGCGGGACCACCCCCGGGCCTTTCTGTACCTCAACTCCTCCAGCTTCTCCATCCACCGCCCCCGGGGCAGCCGGCACTTGGTGCTGACGGGCAAGCTTCCCAAAGAGGACCAGGCCAGGATGATGATAGAATTTGAGTGTCACTGCtacaagggatggagaggggagcagtGTGAAAGGAAGGAGTGA